TTCATCTTTGAAACTTTCTGATTCACTATATACGCATATGCCTTTTAGAGCTTCAGTTTGGAATACAGAATGAGTTTCTTGTGAAAAAACCAGATCCAATTTGTAAGGTTTGAATAATTCTTCTAATTCATTGTATATATTGGCATAAAGTTTGTATCTATGCTTTATACTATCCAAATCAAACAAAAAAACTATTCCCACATCTATGTCGGTGAGGGGATCATCTATTTTTATATCGTTATCTCCATTGTTTTTTAGTAACTGATAAGCCTTTTCTTTCTGCGAACCAAACAAATAGACTAACCCTATTTTATATTTTTTACACAAATCTTTTAGGAATTCT
The sequence above is drawn from the Petrotoga sibirica DSM 13575 genome and encodes:
- a CDS encoding nucleotidyltransferase domain-containing protein, which gives rise to VKGRCIYLFKVSQDSIRFKYKRIKQVNNMVQNKLEFLKDLCKKYKIGLVYLFGSQKEKAYQLLKNNGDNDIKIDDPLTDIDVGIVFLFDLDSIKHRYKLYANIYNELEELFKPYKLDLVFSQETHSVFQTEALKGICVYSESESFKDEYEMMVLRRAADFKYVLDLYHKEVLEKYGEK